From a single Pseudorasbora parva isolate DD20220531a chromosome 15, ASM2467924v1, whole genome shotgun sequence genomic region:
- the paics gene encoding multifunctional protein ADE2 isoform X1, translating to MEPETDQQRQSGEDKRQRDTAGHWRGEEVKALLSVWRERQAWEEEESRAKYEAISSRLRELGVCRDWLECKAQSRSMALPDWRPTQTVYKRSSADSRPLTQRPHVADEEPTAARREEPASMPGLQEGLEGGRHWSDKEVRALLTVWSDKEVHKQLQRSHRNKAIFQEMARRLERQHGVVRDWRQCRTKYKNMKYDYKVSKSQGRPIRFFNELDAIMQGKNIEGTFEEDESPRNIPDRDQLAMRREPVEEQVIKIDDDESLAEMQTIMNAATHPLMTRDTATTTAGSVNEMNVITVHDSGRNWSEEEVAALLQIWAEEGIQRQLQGSTRNKDIFVQISRRLLQQGVERDWKQCRTKYKNLKYLYRSLQRGKADIGDPRRVMRFYEQLDSLLSKPPRSRLNYAEFSDTNNLLRNSRMFTPPAFEEHSMGGLTHEDNGIVAGRYDQPPIDETTLRSPAISARVFQNQTDTEGILTRPEEVSNVEYGIPEMNSTVVRSTGSPSIEYEQHLSSDSIAAVMYDDSHNYRRIPDSRDPSSTREEHVPATKGRKRKATDEGERSLCKQFHQSTDDGESSTDWSENIDFQCKEEEDQYIPIMEITSVCSMASNEITPEPSEKRSSTMSNTAELKLGQKLNEGKTKQIFALVDESGHVLVQSKDQITAGNAVRKDQMEGKAAIANKTTSSVFKLLQDAGFKTAFVREHSETAFVASQCEMIPIEWVCRRIATGSFLKRNPGVKEGYRFTPLKMEMFFKDDANNDPQWSEEQLLAAGFKLAGLNIGRCEVDIMSKSTVAIFEVLEKAWATQDCTLVDMKIEFGVDVTTKEIVLADVIDNDSWRLWPAGDRSQQKDKQVYRDLKEVTPEAMQMVKRNFEWVAERVKLLLESQARGRVVVLMGSTSDVAHCEKIRKACGSYGIPCHLRITSAHKGPDETLRIKAEYEGDGVPTIFVAVAGRSNGLGPVMSGNTAYPVINCPPITPDWGAQDIWSSLRMPSGLSCSTVLSPEAAAQFAAQILGLNDHLVWARLRASMLNTWVSLKQADKKLQECSL from the exons ATGGAGCCTGAAACAGACCAACAAAGGCAATCTGGGGAGGACAAGAGGCAGAGGGACACAGCTGGACACTGGAGAGGTGAGGAAGTGAAAGCTCTACTTTCGGTGTGGAGGGAGAGACAAGCCTGGGAAGAGGAAGAGAGCAGGGCCAAGTATGAGGCCATCTCAAGCCGTCTGAGAGAGCTTGGGGTGTGTAGAGACTGGCTTGAATGCAAGGCCCAGAGTAGGAGCATGGCTCTTCCAGACTGGAGGCCTACGCAGACGGTCTACAAACGCTCTTCTGCAGATAGCAGGCCGCTGACCCAAAGGCCTCATGTGGCAGATGAAGAGCCGACTGCTGCCAGAAGAGAGGAGCCTGCTTCAATGCCGGGTCTTCAGGAAG GACTGGAAGGAGGTAGACACTGGTCTGACAAGGAGGTTCGGGCTCTCCTAACTGTTTGGTCCGACAAGGAGGTTCACAAGCAGCTCCAACGCTCCCACAGAAACAAGGCCATTTTCCAGGAGATGGCACGTCGGCTGGAGCGCCAACACGGCGTGGTGCGTGACTGGAGACAGTGCCGCACTAAATACAAGAACATGAAGTATGACTACAAAGTCAGCAAGAGTCAAGGCCGGCCAATAAGGTTCTTCAATGAGCTTGATGCTATAATGCAGGGCAAAAACATTGAGGGTACATTTGAGGAGGACGAGTCTCCACGGAACATACCAGACAGGGACCAGTTGGCTATGAGGCGTGAGCCTGTTGAAGAGCAGGTTATCAAGATTGATGATG ATGAAAGTCTGGCAGAGATGCAAACAATAATGAACGCTGCCACTCATCCACTGATGACAAGAGACACAG CGACAACAACAGCAGGATCGGTAAATGAGATGAACGTAATCACAGTGCACGATTCGGGCAGAAACTGGAGCGAAGAAGAAGTGGCCGCACTGCTTCAAATCTGGGCCGAAGAAGGGATTCAGCGACAGCTACAGGGTTCAACCAGAAACAAAGACATATTTGTGCAGATTTCACGCAGGCTTCTTCAGCAGGGTGTGGAAAGGGACTGGAAACAGTGTCGCACTAAATACAAAAACCTGAAATACCTCTACCGTTCTCTGCAGAGAGGAAAAGCCGACATCGGAGACCCTCGCCGTGTCATGAGGTTTTACGAACAGCTGGATTCCCTTTTGTCCAAGCCTCCTAGAAGTCGACTGAATTACGCAGAGTTTTCCGACACTAATAATTTACTGAGGAACTCTAGGATGTTTACGCCGCCAGCATTTGAGGAGCACTCCATGGGTGGACTTACACACGAGGACAATGGCATTGTTGCAGGCAGATATGACCAGCCACCCATAGACGAGACCACATTGAGATCTCCTGCCATTTCTGCAAGAGTCTTCCAGAACCAGACTGACACCGAAGGCATTTTAACAAGACCAGAGGAAGTGTCAAATGTTGAATATGGGATACCTGAAATGAACTCCACAGTAGTAAGGTCAACTGGCAGCCCTTCGATAGAATATGAACAGCATCTCTCATCTGACTCCATCGCTGCTGTTATGTATGATGACAGTCATAATTACAGAAGGATCCCAG ACAGCAGGGACCCATCGTCCACAAGAGAAGAGCATGTGCCGGCTACCAAAGGGAGAAAGAGGAAAGCTACAGATGAAG GGGAACGTTCGCTTTGTAAACAGTTTCATCAGAGCACTGATGATGGAGAAAGCAGCACAGACTGGTCGGAGAATATAGACTTCCAATGCAAAGAAGAGGAGGATCAATACATTCCGATCATGGAGATAACCTCTGTGTGTTCAATGGCATCCAATGAAATCACACCCGAACCATCG GAAAAACGAAGCTCAACAATGTCGAACACAGCGG aactGAAACTAGGTCAAAAACTGAACGAGGGTAAGACCAAGCAGATCTTTGCGCTTGTGGATGAGTCGGGTCATGTTCTGGTCCAGTCTAAAGATCAGATCACAGCGGGCAATGCGGTTCGGAAGGATCAGATGGAGGGCAAAGCCGCCATTGCCAACAAGACCACCAGCTCTGTGTTCAAACTCTTACAAGATGCTG GGTTTAAGACGGCATTTGTCAGGGAGCATTCTGAGACTGCGTTTGTGGCGTCCCAATGTGAGATGATACCCATTGAGTGGGTCTGCAGACGCATAGCCACAGGCTCCTTCCTCAAACGCAACCCTGGGGTCAAAGAGGGATACCGCTTCACTCCTTTAAAAATGGAAATGTTCTTTAAG GATGATGCCAATAATGACCCCCAGTGGTCAGAAGAGCAGCTGTTGGCGGCTGGTTTTAAGTTGGCAGGTCTGAATATTGGGCGCTGTGAGGTGGACATCATGAGCAAAAGCACGGTGGCCATTTTTGAAGTCCTGGAGAAGGCTTGGGCCACACAGGACTGCACACTGGTGGATATGAAA ATAGAATTCGGTGTGGATGTGACCACTAAAGAGATTGTGCTGGCTGATGTGATTGACAACGACTCATGGAGGCTCTGGCCAGCTGGAGATCGCAGCCAGCAGAAAGACAAACAG GTTTACCGGGACCTGAAAGAAGTCACTCCTGAGGCCATGCAGATGGTGAAGAGGAACTTTGAGTGGGTCGCAGAGCGAGTCAAG ttgctCCTGGAGTCACAGGCGAGAGGAAGGGTAGTCGTTCTGATGGGCTCTACCTCAGATGTGGCTCACTGTGAGAAGATCCGCAAGGCTTGTGGTTCATATGGCATTCCCTGCCACCTTAGAATCACGTCTGCCCATAAAGGCCCTGATGAGACACTCCGCATCAAAGCTGAATATGAGG GTGATGGAGTTCCCACCATTTTTGTTGCAGTGGCAGGCAGAAGTAATGGCTTGGGTCCCGTGATGTCAGGAAACACAGCGTATCCGGTTATTAACTGTCCCCCAATTACCCCTGACTGGGGTGCTCAGGACATCTGGTCATCTCTTCGCATGCCTAGCG GTCTGAGCTGCTCCACGGTTCTTTCTCCTGAAGCTGCAGCTCAATTCGCAGCTCAGATCCTGGGTCTAAATGACCATTTGGTCTGGGCCAGGCTTCGGGCGTCCATGCTGAACACCTGGGTCTCTCTGAAACAGGCTGACAAGAAGCTGCAAGAGTGCAGCCTGTAA
- the paics gene encoding multifunctional protein ADE2 isoform X2: MKINEFSLAPLRHTLHQPSSEAQEKRSSTMSNTAELKLGQKLNEGKTKQIFALVDESGHVLVQSKDQITAGNAVRKDQMEGKAAIANKTTSSVFKLLQDAGFKTAFVREHSETAFVASQCEMIPIEWVCRRIATGSFLKRNPGVKEGYRFTPLKMEMFFKDDANNDPQWSEEQLLAAGFKLAGLNIGRCEVDIMSKSTVAIFEVLEKAWATQDCTLVDMKIEFGVDVTTKEIVLADVIDNDSWRLWPAGDRSQQKDKQVYRDLKEVTPEAMQMVKRNFEWVAERVKLLLESQARGRVVVLMGSTSDVAHCEKIRKACGSYGIPCHLRITSAHKGPDETLRIKAEYEGDGVPTIFVAVAGRSNGLGPVMSGNTAYPVINCPPITPDWGAQDIWSSLRMPSGLSCSTVLSPEAAAQFAAQILGLNDHLVWARLRASMLNTWVSLKQADKKLQECSL; this comes from the exons ATGAAAATAAATGAGTTCAGTCTCGCTCCACTTCGACACACTTTACACCAGCCTTCATCTGAAGCCCAG GAAAAACGAAGCTCAACAATGTCGAACACAGCGG aactGAAACTAGGTCAAAAACTGAACGAGGGTAAGACCAAGCAGATCTTTGCGCTTGTGGATGAGTCGGGTCATGTTCTGGTCCAGTCTAAAGATCAGATCACAGCGGGCAATGCGGTTCGGAAGGATCAGATGGAGGGCAAAGCCGCCATTGCCAACAAGACCACCAGCTCTGTGTTCAAACTCTTACAAGATGCTG GGTTTAAGACGGCATTTGTCAGGGAGCATTCTGAGACTGCGTTTGTGGCGTCCCAATGTGAGATGATACCCATTGAGTGGGTCTGCAGACGCATAGCCACAGGCTCCTTCCTCAAACGCAACCCTGGGGTCAAAGAGGGATACCGCTTCACTCCTTTAAAAATGGAAATGTTCTTTAAG GATGATGCCAATAATGACCCCCAGTGGTCAGAAGAGCAGCTGTTGGCGGCTGGTTTTAAGTTGGCAGGTCTGAATATTGGGCGCTGTGAGGTGGACATCATGAGCAAAAGCACGGTGGCCATTTTTGAAGTCCTGGAGAAGGCTTGGGCCACACAGGACTGCACACTGGTGGATATGAAA ATAGAATTCGGTGTGGATGTGACCACTAAAGAGATTGTGCTGGCTGATGTGATTGACAACGACTCATGGAGGCTCTGGCCAGCTGGAGATCGCAGCCAGCAGAAAGACAAACAG GTTTACCGGGACCTGAAAGAAGTCACTCCTGAGGCCATGCAGATGGTGAAGAGGAACTTTGAGTGGGTCGCAGAGCGAGTCAAG ttgctCCTGGAGTCACAGGCGAGAGGAAGGGTAGTCGTTCTGATGGGCTCTACCTCAGATGTGGCTCACTGTGAGAAGATCCGCAAGGCTTGTGGTTCATATGGCATTCCCTGCCACCTTAGAATCACGTCTGCCCATAAAGGCCCTGATGAGACACTCCGCATCAAAGCTGAATATGAGG GTGATGGAGTTCCCACCATTTTTGTTGCAGTGGCAGGCAGAAGTAATGGCTTGGGTCCCGTGATGTCAGGAAACACAGCGTATCCGGTTATTAACTGTCCCCCAATTACCCCTGACTGGGGTGCTCAGGACATCTGGTCATCTCTTCGCATGCCTAGCG GTCTGAGCTGCTCCACGGTTCTTTCTCCTGAAGCTGCAGCTCAATTCGCAGCTCAGATCCTGGGTCTAAATGACCATTTGGTCTGGGCCAGGCTTCGGGCGTCCATGCTGAACACCTGGGTCTCTCTGAAACAGGCTGACAAGAAGCTGCAAGAGTGCAGCCTGTAA
- the LOC137040982 gene encoding cytochrome P450 2J2-like isoform X1 has protein sequence MDLLRLCEWIDIRTVLIFSCVFLLLGDYIRHKTPKNFPPGPWALPIIGHLHLVDHTKIHLQVAKFAEKYGDILNIRILGPRIVILSGFKRVKEVYTQQGDNLADRPVLPMINDISEDKGLVAVNGYKWKQQRRFALSTLRNFGLGKKSLEPSIHLECRFLNEAFSNENGQPFDPQILLNNAVSNLICVLVFGNRFEYSDHDFQSLLKNINQAVFLDGGFWAQLYNTFPWLMRRLPGPHKKLFALWQELIDFVKGKVNAHRADYDPSDPRDYIDCFLAEMEKLKDDTAAGFDVENLCFCTLDLFVAGTETTSTTLYWALLYMMKYPEIQAKVQEEIDRVVGGSRQPSLSDKDSMPYTNAVIHEIQRIGNIAPLNLPRSTVEDTQIGEYFLPKGTAVIGSLTSVLFDESEWETPHSFNPAHFLDAEGKFRRRDAFLPFSLGKRVCPGEQLARMELFLFFSSLLQRFTLSSPAGVEPNLDYRLGTTRCPKSYKLCAVSR, from the exons ATGGACCTGCTGCGTCTTTGCGAGTGGATCGATATCAGGACAGTTTTGATATTTTCCTGTGTGTTTTTACTGTTGGGTGATTATATCAGGCATAAAACACCGAAGAACTTTCCTCCTGGACCATGGGCTTTACCGATTATTGGACACCTTCATCTTGTTGATCATACAAAGATTCATCTTCAGGTGGCAAAg ttTGCAGAAAAGTATGGAGACATTTTGAACATTCGAATTCTCGGACCAAGAATTGTTATTTTGAGCGGATTCAAAAGAGTGAAGGAGGTGTATACACAACAGGGTGATAACCTGGCGGATCGACCGGTGTTACCGATGATTAATGACATTTCCGAGGACAAAG GTTTAGTTGCTGTAAATGGATATAAATGGAAGCAACAGAGGAGATTTGCACTCTCAACTCTTCGAAACTTCGGATTGGGAAAGAAAAGCCTGGAGCCATCCATTCATCTTGAATGTCGCTTTCTCAATGAGGCCTTTTCAAATGAGAATG GTCAACCCTTTGACCCTCAAATCCTGCTGAACAACGCGGTGTCAAACTTGATCTGTGTCCTCGTGTTTGGGAATCGATTTGAGTACAGTGACCATGACTTCCAGTCTCTGTTGAAGAACATCAATCAGGCTGTGTTTCTGGATGGAGGCTTCTGGGCTCAA CTTTACAACACTTTCCCATGGCTCATGCGGCGACTGCCTGGACCACACAAGAAACTTTTTGCTCTGTGGCAGGAATTGATTGACTTTGTTAAAGGGAAGGTGAATGCACACAGAGCAGATTATGATCCATCAGATCCTCGAGACTACATTGACTGCTTCCTTGCTGAGATGGAAAAA CTTAAGGACGACACAGCCGCTGGGTTTGATGTGGAGAACTTGTGCTTTTGTACTCTGGATCTGTTTGTAGCGGGAACTGAGACCACCTCCACTACTCTGTACTGGGCTCTCCTCTACATGATGAAATATCCTGAGATACAGG CCAAAGTTCAAGAGGAGATTGACCGTGTTGTTGGAGGGTCGCGGCAGCCATCTTTATCAGACAAGGACAGCATGCCCTACACCAATGCTGTCATTCATGAGATACAGAGAATTGGAAATATTGCCCCATTAAATTTGCCCCGGTCTACTGTGGAAGATACTCAGATAGGAGAATACTTTCTTCCAAAG GGCACAGCTGTGATTGGCAGTTTGACATCAGTGCTGTTTGATGAGTCCGAGTGGGAGACGCCTCACTCTTTTAACCCCGCTCACTTCCTGGATGCGGAGGGCAAATTCAGGAGGAGAGATGCCTTCTTGCCCTTTTCTTTAG GAAAGAGAGTGTGTCCTGGGGAGCAGCTGGCACGGATGGAGCTGTTCCTGTTTTTCTCCTCTCTGCTGCAGCGCTTCACTTTATCTTCACCAGCGGGTGTGGAGCCCAACTTGGATTACAGACTGGGGACCACTCGGTGTCCCAAATCATATAAATTATGTGCAGTGTCACGCTAA
- the LOC137040982 gene encoding cytochrome P450 2J2-like isoform X2 encodes MKMQYWKDISFRRHKTPKNFPPGPWALPIIGHLHLVDHTKIHLQVAKFAEKYGDILNIRILGPRIVILSGFKRVKEVYTQQGDNLADRPVLPMINDISEDKGLVAVNGYKWKQQRRFALSTLRNFGLGKKSLEPSIHLECRFLNEAFSNENGQPFDPQILLNNAVSNLICVLVFGNRFEYSDHDFQSLLKNINQAVFLDGGFWAQLYNTFPWLMRRLPGPHKKLFALWQELIDFVKGKVNAHRADYDPSDPRDYIDCFLAEMEKLKDDTAAGFDVENLCFCTLDLFVAGTETTSTTLYWALLYMMKYPEIQAKVQEEIDRVVGGSRQPSLSDKDSMPYTNAVIHEIQRIGNIAPLNLPRSTVEDTQIGEYFLPKGTAVIGSLTSVLFDESEWETPHSFNPAHFLDAEGKFRRRDAFLPFSLGKRVCPGEQLARMELFLFFSSLLQRFTLSSPAGVEPNLDYRLGTTRCPKSYKLCAVSR; translated from the exons GCATAAAACACCGAAGAACTTTCCTCCTGGACCATGGGCTTTACCGATTATTGGACACCTTCATCTTGTTGATCATACAAAGATTCATCTTCAGGTGGCAAAg ttTGCAGAAAAGTATGGAGACATTTTGAACATTCGAATTCTCGGACCAAGAATTGTTATTTTGAGCGGATTCAAAAGAGTGAAGGAGGTGTATACACAACAGGGTGATAACCTGGCGGATCGACCGGTGTTACCGATGATTAATGACATTTCCGAGGACAAAG GTTTAGTTGCTGTAAATGGATATAAATGGAAGCAACAGAGGAGATTTGCACTCTCAACTCTTCGAAACTTCGGATTGGGAAAGAAAAGCCTGGAGCCATCCATTCATCTTGAATGTCGCTTTCTCAATGAGGCCTTTTCAAATGAGAATG GTCAACCCTTTGACCCTCAAATCCTGCTGAACAACGCGGTGTCAAACTTGATCTGTGTCCTCGTGTTTGGGAATCGATTTGAGTACAGTGACCATGACTTCCAGTCTCTGTTGAAGAACATCAATCAGGCTGTGTTTCTGGATGGAGGCTTCTGGGCTCAA CTTTACAACACTTTCCCATGGCTCATGCGGCGACTGCCTGGACCACACAAGAAACTTTTTGCTCTGTGGCAGGAATTGATTGACTTTGTTAAAGGGAAGGTGAATGCACACAGAGCAGATTATGATCCATCAGATCCTCGAGACTACATTGACTGCTTCCTTGCTGAGATGGAAAAA CTTAAGGACGACACAGCCGCTGGGTTTGATGTGGAGAACTTGTGCTTTTGTACTCTGGATCTGTTTGTAGCGGGAACTGAGACCACCTCCACTACTCTGTACTGGGCTCTCCTCTACATGATGAAATATCCTGAGATACAGG CCAAAGTTCAAGAGGAGATTGACCGTGTTGTTGGAGGGTCGCGGCAGCCATCTTTATCAGACAAGGACAGCATGCCCTACACCAATGCTGTCATTCATGAGATACAGAGAATTGGAAATATTGCCCCATTAAATTTGCCCCGGTCTACTGTGGAAGATACTCAGATAGGAGAATACTTTCTTCCAAAG GGCACAGCTGTGATTGGCAGTTTGACATCAGTGCTGTTTGATGAGTCCGAGTGGGAGACGCCTCACTCTTTTAACCCCGCTCACTTCCTGGATGCGGAGGGCAAATTCAGGAGGAGAGATGCCTTCTTGCCCTTTTCTTTAG GAAAGAGAGTGTGTCCTGGGGAGCAGCTGGCACGGATGGAGCTGTTCCTGTTTTTCTCCTCTCTGCTGCAGCGCTTCACTTTATCTTCACCAGCGGGTGTGGAGCCCAACTTGGATTACAGACTGGGGACCACTCGGTGTCCCAAATCATATAAATTATGTGCAGTGTCACGCTAA